A genome region from Anopheles stephensi strain Indian chromosome 2, UCI_ANSTEP_V1.0, whole genome shotgun sequence includes the following:
- the LOC118506977 gene encoding CLIP domain-containing serine protease 14D-like, which yields MKMGMNIDRCLVLLGALTTLNMVRTLEQGESCVNPEGRPGRCILFRECQPLLTIYNKYFTTPDESKFLADSRCGELERRTLVCCAAAAVSGLQTINDALPTSPQCGIQLSDRIVGGQSTELEEFPWMALIQYRKPQGFYGFHCGGALINARYILTAAHCVHSLPRGWELYQIRLGEWDLSSANDCLNGVCTAQPIDMEAERVTVHDGYSALDVSHAHDIALIRLTHDVPTSRTVRPICLPVAKSDRSRSFVGMPSFAAGWGRTETNAASERKLKVQLSVRDVDNCSHVYRGIKVILRATELCAGGERGKDSCTGDSGGPLMARFGGAWYVIGVVSFGLNKCGTAGFPGVYTNVSMYMDWIESNVL from the exons ATGAAGATGGGAATGAACATTGATCGGTGTTTGGTGTTGCTGGGAGCTTTAACTACGCTTAATATGGTTCGGACATTAG AGCAAGGTGAAAGCTGTGTAAATCCTGAAGGTAGGCCTGGTAGATGCATCTTGTTTCGAGAGTGTCAACCACTGTTGACTATATACAACAAGTATTTCACAACTCCGGACGAATCGAAATTCCTTGCCGACAGCCGCTGTGGAGAGCTGGAACGCCGAACATTG GTATGTTGTGCAGCAGCCGCTGTTAGTGGGTTACAGACCATCAATGACGCACTACCAACATCACCACAATGTGGCATCCAGCTGTCGGATCGGATCGTTGGTGGTCAGTCCACGGAATTGGAAGAGTTCCCGTGGATGGCACTCATTCAGTACCGGAAACCCCAAGGGTTCTATGGCTTTCATTGTGGCGGTGCGCTAATCAACGCTCGATACATTCTGACAGCAGCTCACTGCGTTCATTCGCTTCCACGTGGTTGGGAACT CTACCAAATTCGACTCGGTGAATGGGATCTTAGCTCGGCGAACGATTGCTTGAATGGAGTTTGCACAGCACAGCCGATCGATATGGAAGCGGAACGGGTTACTGTCCACGACGGTTACAGTGCGCTAGATGTCAGCCATGCACACGATATTGCACTGATACGTCTCACGCATGATGTGCCTACATCGCGAACGGTACGGCCGATCTGTCTACCGGTAGCGAAATCGGATCGAAGCCGGAGCTTTGTCGGCATGCCCAGCTTTGCTGCCGGCTGGGGTAGAACGGAAACGAACGCGGCTAGTGAGAGGAAGCTCAAGGTGCAGCTGAGCGTGCGGGATGTTGATAATTGTTCGCATGTTTACCGAGGTATAAAAGTTATACTGCGAGCAACGGAACTGTGTGCTGGCGGTGAACGTGGGAAGGATTCTTGCACCGGTGACTCGGGTGGACCGCTGATGGCAAGATTTGGCGGTGCCTGGTATGTGATTGGTGTCGTTAGCTTTGGTTTGAACAAGTGTGGCACAGCTGGTTTCCCGGGAGTGTACACCAACGTGTCGATGTACATGGATTGGATTGAGAGTAATGTGTTGTAG
- the LOC118502387 gene encoding CLIP domain-containing serine protease 14D-like, protein MLPSIATQHQSRLYGGQLTQLEDFPWTALIEYAKPDGSYGYHCGGTLINQDHIVTAAHCVSSLPDGWKVHRVRLGEWDLSTELDCDHEVCNEPVVDMKIAKVIVHDGFDAGNESLSNDIALIRFEAEVNFTETVRPICLPLAASIRAENMTELFGTVAGWGVTPTVSGVPKKLKVDVGLKGVQECFPNLERAAQFCAVGKRSDREICSADAGGGLTRAFYGFHYLIGITGMGQVKCGSVDVPGVYTRVPDYISWIKDNIA, encoded by the exons ATGCTTCCTTCGATCGCTACGCAG CATCAATCGCGTCTTTATGGAGGACAGCTAACGCAGCTCGAAGACTTCCCCTGGACTGCATTGATTGAGTACGCGAAACCGGACGGCAGTTACGGCTATCACTGTGGCGGAACTCTTATCAACCAAGATCACATCGTAACAGCTGCTCACTGCGTTAGCTCCCTGCCTGATGGGTGGAAAGT CCACCGGGTACGGCTTGGCGAGTGGGATCTTTCGACGGAGCTAGATTGTGATCACGAAGTCTGCAACGAACCCGTTGTCGATATGAAGATCGCCAAGGTCATCGTGCACGATGGGTTTGATGCGGGGAACGAGAGCCTCAGCAATGATATCGCGTTGATTCGCTTTGAGGCGGAGGTGAATTTTACCGAAACAGTTCGGCCGATATGTCTGCCCCTGGCAGCATCGATTCGAGCAGAAAATATGACGGAACTGTTCGGTACCGTAGCTGGATGGGGAGTAACACCAACAGTCAGCGGAGTTCCGAAGAAGCTGAAGGTGGACGTTGGCCTGAAAGGCGTCCAGGAGTGCTTTCCGAACCTGGAACGTGCAGCTCAGTTCTGTGCTGTGGGCAAACGCTCGGACAGGGAGATATGTAGTGCTGATGCTGGAGGTGGTTTGACTCGGGCTTTCTACGGCTTTCACTATCTTATTGGAATTACTGGAATGGGACAGGTGAAGTGCGGTTCGGTGGATGTGCCTGGAGTGTACACGCGAGTACCAGATTATATTAGCTGGATAAAAGACAATATTGCGTAG